A region from the Pelobates fuscus isolate aPelFus1 chromosome 3, aPelFus1.pri, whole genome shotgun sequence genome encodes:
- the LOC134602001 gene encoding olfactory receptor 11L1-like, translating to MENQTMVTEIILLGFHHLHSMRHLLFSIILVVYCLTISGNVLIIVLVSCFRHLHFPMYFFLTQMSISDILLTTCIAPRMLSIVHYEGGIVSLKACITQYFFFGALESLECLLLTVMSYDRYLAICNPLQYNSIMDHAFCVKLIVISWVLGFFVALIIVLSIMQLVFCGPNIIDHFFCDLDPLLKLLCSDTLIIHIEVLLLCVIVLITPFLMVIVSYVYIALTIAKIPSISGKKKAFSTCSSHLTVVSIYYGTLISIYTVPTNERSLSTSKILSMFFTVVTPMLNPIIYSLRNNDIREALKKINLYPLINRSI from the coding sequence ATGGAGAATCAGACAATGGTCACAGAGATAATTCTATTGGGATTCCATCACCTTCACAGCATGAgacatttattattttctataattcTTGTTGTTTATTGTCTGACAATATCTGGAAATGTCCTCATCATCGTGTTGGTGTCATGTTTCAGACACCTTCATTTTCCAATGTATTTCTTTCTTACTCAAATGTCCATATCAGATATTTTGTTGACAACATGTATTGCACCTCGTATGCTTTCTATTGTCCATTATGAAGGAGGTATTGTATCTCTTAAAGCGTGTATAACTCAGTACTTCTTCTTCGGTGCTTTGGAATCTTTAGAATGTTTACTGTTAACAGTGATGTCTTATGACCGATATCTGGCCATCTGTAACCCCCTGCAATATAACTCTATAATGGACCATGCATTTTGCGTTAAATTAATCGTTATATCTTGGGTATTAGGCTTTTTTGTAGCATTAATAATTGTATTATCAATAATGCAGCTGGTATTTTGTGGACCTAACATCATTGATCATTTCTTTTGTGATCTTGATCCACTCTTGAAGCTTTTGTGTTCTGATACCTTAATAATACATATAGaagtgctattactttgtgtcaTTGTACTTATTACACCTTTTTTAATGGTAATTGTGTCATATGTCTATATTGCTCTCACTATTGCTAAAATTCCATCAATTAGTGGGAAAAAGAAAGCCTTCTCTACCTGCAGCTCCCATCTGACTGTTGTTTCCATATACTACGGGACTCTCATTAGTATTTACACAGTTCCAACTAATGAAAGATCTTTGTCGACAAGCAAAATTCTGTCTATGTTTTTTACAGTGGTGACCCCAATGCTTAATCCAATAATATACAGCCTGAGGAACAATGACATTAGAGAAGCTCTAAAGAAAATTAATCTATACCCTTTAATAAACAGGAGTatctga